From Calothrix sp. PCC 6303, a single genomic window includes:
- a CDS encoding glycoside hydrolase family 13 protein → MDIKTPDWVKHAVFYQIFPDRFAIGKRTPQESRRRIIENGNWEDWDAIPTQQGYKGGDLWGVIEKLDYIESLGINAIYFTPIFQSACNHRYHTHDYYQVDPILGGNKAFRVFLDAAHSRNIKVVLDGVFNHCSRGFFGFNDILENGPHSPWLNWFKIEGWPLAPYTGDFPANYGSWVGNRALPVFNHDNPEVREYIMEIAEYWLEFGIDGWRLDVPFEIRTPGFWQEFRQRVKALNPEAYIVGEVWGDSRKWLDGTQFDGVMNYLFTGPTIAFTAGDRVILEQVKDRDYQPYPALSAAQYALQIQHLLQLYPREIQLTQLNLLASHDTARLITIASADIQSVELATLLLMTFPGAPSIYYGDEVGLEGAIDPDSRRGFPVESAWNHELLDTHRQLIAIRYKYPCLRTGDYKVLHTEGEVYIFSRTLEKEELIIAVNSGTRSAEATLDTTNFYNQPNQLIYGEAEIKHHNTDNSQQIILNIPARTGCILVNTADFS, encoded by the coding sequence ATGGACATTAAAACACCAGACTGGGTAAAGCACGCCGTCTTCTATCAGATTTTCCCAGACCGCTTTGCAATTGGGAAGCGGACACCGCAGGAATCGCGCAGAAGAATAATTGAAAATGGCAATTGGGAAGATTGGGATGCTATACCAACCCAACAAGGCTATAAAGGGGGAGATTTGTGGGGAGTGATAGAAAAACTCGACTACATTGAGTCCTTGGGAATTAACGCCATTTACTTTACACCCATCTTTCAATCAGCTTGTAATCACCGCTACCACACCCATGACTATTATCAAGTAGATCCAATTTTAGGGGGAAACAAAGCATTTCGGGTATTTCTAGATGCAGCACACAGTAGAAATATCAAAGTTGTCCTTGATGGTGTGTTTAACCATTGCAGTCGCGGCTTTTTCGGCTTCAACGATATTTTAGAAAATGGACCTCATTCACCCTGGTTAAATTGGTTTAAAATTGAAGGCTGGCCCCTTGCACCATACACCGGAGACTTCCCTGCTAACTACGGCAGTTGGGTAGGAAATCGAGCGTTACCAGTTTTCAACCACGATAACCCTGAAGTTCGGGAATATATCATGGAAATAGCTGAGTATTGGTTAGAATTCGGTATTGATGGTTGGCGCTTAGATGTCCCATTTGAAATTAGAACACCAGGATTCTGGCAAGAATTCCGTCAGAGAGTCAAAGCACTAAATCCCGAAGCCTATATAGTGGGGGAAGTTTGGGGAGACTCCCGTAAATGGTTAGATGGTACTCAATTTGATGGTGTGATGAACTACCTATTTACCGGACCAACCATAGCTTTTACAGCAGGCGATCGCGTAATCTTAGAACAGGTAAAAGATCGTGATTATCAACCATATCCTGCCCTTTCTGCGGCACAATACGCTCTTCAAATTCAACATTTACTCCAACTGTACCCTAGAGAAATCCAGCTTACCCAACTCAACCTCCTGGCAAGTCACGACACAGCAAGGTTAATCACGATTGCCTCCGCAGATATTCAAAGTGTCGAACTAGCAACGTTACTCTTAATGACTTTTCCTGGTGCCCCCAGCATCTACTATGGTGATGAAGTAGGTTTAGAAGGTGCGATTGATCCAGATTCACGCCGTGGTTTTCCTGTAGAATCAGCATGGAACCATGAATTGCTTGATACTCATCGTCAACTTATTGCTATCCGTTACAAATATCCATGTTTGCGAACCGGGGATTATAAGGTTTTACATACTGAAGGCGAGGTGTATATTTTTAGTCGTACCTTAGAAAAAGAAGAACTAATTATCGCCGTCAATTCTGGAACTAGATCAGCCGAGGCAACCTTAGATACAACAAACTTTTACAATCAGCCAAATCAATTAATATATGGTGAAGCTGAAATTAAACATCATAATACAGATAATTCTCAGCAAATTATCTTAAATATTCCTGCCCGTACAGGTTGTATTTTGGTAAATACAGCAGATTTCAGTTAA
- a CDS encoding DUF3318 domain-containing protein, with product MDPNLEVNRLLDIMPASGRMWTKIVSKPEQAKVIDASFPLPWHQSRPIYINFDLWKGLSKSQRDLVLLRTVSWLIGIKWFKPDIYQGVLAAGLVASVVEISQGDVVGIAAALSLTGLAMTRIWRINNSQETEINADNGAIKVAQRRGYSATEAAEHLLSAIEVVAQIEGRTGLDFIELMRCQNLRAIACLSPVGIPEK from the coding sequence ATGGATCCGAATTTAGAAGTCAACCGCCTGTTAGATATTATGCCTGCTTCAGGGCGTATGTGGACAAAAATTGTCAGCAAACCAGAGCAAGCAAAGGTCATTGACGCGTCATTTCCTTTACCTTGGCATCAATCACGACCCATTTATATTAATTTTGACCTCTGGAAGGGTTTAAGTAAATCTCAACGGGATTTAGTGTTATTACGAACAGTTAGCTGGTTGATTGGGATTAAATGGTTTAAGCCAGATATTTATCAAGGTGTATTAGCTGCTGGGTTGGTGGCTAGTGTTGTGGAAATCAGCCAGGGTGATGTGGTGGGAATTGCTGCGGCTTTGAGTTTGACTGGATTGGCAATGACGCGGATTTGGCGGATTAATAATTCCCAAGAGACAGAAATTAATGCGGATAACGGTGCCATTAAAGTTGCACAGCGCCGGGGGTATTCAGCAACGGAAGCTGCGGAACATTTATTATCTGCAATCGAGGTTGTAGCTCAAATTGAGGGACGTACAGGTTTAGATTTTATTGAGTTAATGCGCTGTCAAAACCTGCGTGCGATCGCTTGTTTGTCTCCGGTGGGTATTCCCGAAAAATAG
- a CDS encoding CmpA/NrtA family ABC transporter substrate-binding protein, whose protein sequence is MAKLDRRKFIAAVGATALAHTIINRSSSSVTTSDSNHNVHVAVRDTPEVTTATLGFVPVMSSCPLIIAKAKGFFAKYGMPDVQVKKQPSWAVIRDKLMLGAANEGLDGSHILFPMAYLMATGEISYGRKIPMYILARMNLNGQGISVANTYKDLHLGIDSSPLKSIFAQKTLTEETVRCAVPYRRVTGDFFMRWWLAYGGIDPDKDTSIIVVPPPQMVASMRSGSMEAFCVVDPWHHRLIKQGIGYSTVTSGELWNNHPEKALAVRSQWVDKYPQAAKALLAAVMEAQIWCDRAENKEELFEIVSQREWIGVKTDLVRDRLLGKIDYGDGRVVENSPHAIKYWRENASYPFKSHDLWFLTEDMRWGNRSPDFPTQPLIDAVNREDLWREAAKFIGEEAAIPPSTSRGVEKFFNGLEFDPENPQAYLNAPKIRVFR, encoded by the coding sequence ATGGCAAAACTTGATAGACGAAAATTTATTGCAGCGGTAGGTGCAACTGCATTGGCTCATACGATAATTAACCGTTCTAGTTCTAGCGTGACAACTAGCGACTCAAATCACAATGTTCATGTTGCGGTGAGGGATACTCCAGAAGTAACAACCGCAACACTGGGATTCGTTCCGGTGATGAGTTCTTGCCCTCTAATTATTGCCAAAGCTAAGGGCTTTTTTGCCAAATATGGGATGCCGGATGTCCAAGTGAAAAAGCAGCCTTCATGGGCTGTAATCAGAGATAAACTGATGTTAGGTGCTGCTAATGAAGGTTTGGATGGTTCCCATATTTTATTTCCCATGGCGTATTTGATGGCTACAGGGGAAATTAGTTATGGCAGAAAAATACCAATGTATATTCTGGCACGAATGAATCTAAATGGGCAGGGAATATCTGTTGCCAATACTTACAAAGATTTACATCTAGGTATAGATAGCTCACCCCTAAAGTCAATTTTTGCTCAGAAGACTCTGACGGAGGAAACTGTACGTTGTGCAGTTCCTTATCGCCGGGTGACAGGCGATTTTTTTATGCGCTGGTGGTTAGCTTATGGTGGTATTGATCCAGATAAAGATACATCGATAATTGTAGTGCCACCCCCGCAAATGGTGGCGAGTATGCGAAGCGGAAGTATGGAAGCTTTCTGTGTGGTTGATCCTTGGCATCATCGATTAATCAAGCAAGGAATTGGTTATTCTACGGTGACAAGTGGGGAATTATGGAACAATCACCCAGAAAAAGCTCTAGCAGTGCGTTCCCAATGGGTTGATAAATATCCCCAGGCTGCAAAAGCGCTGTTAGCTGCTGTGATGGAAGCTCAAATTTGGTGCGATCGCGCTGAGAATAAAGAGGAGCTTTTTGAGATAGTATCACAACGAGAGTGGATTGGTGTGAAGACCGATTTAGTACGCGATCGCTTACTGGGTAAAATCGACTATGGTGATGGACGTGTGGTGGAAAATAGTCCCCATGCCATTAAATACTGGCGTGAAAATGCTTCCTACCCTTTCAAAAGTCATGATTTATGGTTTTTAACCGAGGATATGCGCTGGGGTAATCGTTCCCCTGATTTTCCCACTCAACCCTTAATTGATGCAGTTAATCGTGAGGATTTGTGGCGAGAAGCTGCTAAATTCATTGGTGAAGAAGCAGCAATTCCCCCCAGTACATCCCGTGGTGTGGAAAAGTTTTTTAATGGCTTGGAGTTTGATCCTGAAAATCCCCAAGCTTATCTCAATGCACCCAAAATTAGGGTATTTAGGTGA
- a CDS encoding ABC transporter ATP-binding protein yields the protein MSSFVEIKGIEKEFNLQDGNKNIVLKEINLDIKQGDFISLIGHSGCGKSTLLNIVAGLEKPTEGSVKVDGQLVKQPFRDRMVVFQNYSLLPWLTAWENIALFVNKAMPRKSTHERNQIIASHLEMVGLKDAANKKPSQLSGGMKQRVALARALAIQPKLLLLDEPFGALDALTRGSLQIELMRICNICHITTIMVTHDIDEALLLSDQVVMLNNGPAATIGQVLDVPLEHPRSIDMMNDPKYHVLRHEMMQFLQNQERAKYSQV from the coding sequence ATGTCTAGCTTTGTGGAAATCAAAGGAATAGAAAAGGAGTTTAATCTCCAAGATGGCAATAAAAATATTGTTCTCAAAGAAATTAATCTAGATATTAAACAGGGTGATTTTATATCTCTAATTGGTCATTCTGGGTGTGGCAAATCTACACTTTTGAATATAGTAGCTGGTTTGGAAAAACCTACAGAGGGTTCGGTAAAAGTTGATGGACAATTGGTTAAGCAACCATTCCGCGATCGCATGGTGGTATTTCAGAACTATTCGCTGTTACCTTGGCTAACGGCATGGGAGAATATCGCCTTATTTGTCAACAAAGCTATGCCTCGTAAATCTACCCATGAACGCAATCAAATTATTGCCTCTCATTTAGAAATGGTTGGTTTGAAAGATGCGGCAAATAAAAAACCAAGCCAACTTTCAGGAGGGATGAAACAACGAGTTGCACTAGCGCGGGCTTTAGCCATTCAACCAAAGTTACTTCTATTGGATGAACCATTTGGAGCATTAGATGCATTGACGCGTGGTTCTTTGCAAATTGAATTGATGCGGATCTGTAACATCTGCCATATCACAACGATTATGGTGACTCATGATATAGATGAAGCTCTATTACTTTCTGATCAGGTAGTTATGCTAAATAATGGTCCGGCTGCAACTATTGGTCAAGTTTTGGATGTACCCTTGGAACACCCTCGCTCTATCGATATGATGAATGACCCCAAATATCATGTACTCCGTCATGAAATGATGCAGTTCTTGCAAAATCAGGAACGAGCTAAATATTCACAAGTTTAA
- the ntrB gene encoding nitrate ABC transporter permease, producing MQIQNNSKTFSRHLKQIVYWGLKQFIPSISGVFILLIIWHLLSLRPDTSLPSPFAVVTNTWDLIKDPFFNKGGNNKGFFWLILASLKRVAFGYSLAVLVGIPFGFIISLNSFCRQAIDPIIQLLRPVAPLAWLPMAQAVFLKPNPSAIFVIFITAIWPIILNTALGVQRVPKDYINVSKLIGLSIFENFFQILLPATLPYIFTGLRIGVGLSWLAVVAAEMLLSDDGIGFFIVDAYNNANIHEIILAIIYLGIVGLILDKIMVFISDKVTPQE from the coding sequence ATGCAGATACAAAATAATAGTAAGACTTTTTCCAGACACCTCAAACAAATAGTTTATTGGGGGCTAAAGCAATTTATTCCATCTATATCTGGTGTTTTCATTCTTTTGATAATCTGGCACCTACTGAGTTTACGACCGGATACGTCCCTGCCTTCTCCCTTTGCAGTTGTGACTAATACTTGGGATTTAATTAAAGATCCATTTTTTAACAAAGGAGGAAATAATAAGGGATTTTTCTGGTTAATTCTCGCTAGTCTCAAAAGAGTTGCGTTTGGTTACTCTTTAGCTGTATTAGTAGGTATTCCATTCGGATTTATTATTAGTTTGAATAGTTTTTGCCGACAAGCAATTGATCCGATTATTCAACTACTGCGTCCAGTGGCTCCCCTAGCTTGGCTACCCATGGCTCAAGCTGTTTTTCTGAAACCAAATCCTTCAGCTATATTTGTGATTTTTATTACTGCTATTTGGCCCATAATTTTAAATACAGCTTTGGGCGTACAGCGTGTACCTAAAGATTATATTAATGTCTCTAAATTGATTGGGTTGTCAATTTTTGAAAATTTCTTCCAAATCTTACTACCTGCAACTTTACCCTATATTTTCACTGGACTAAGAATCGGTGTTGGTCTATCATGGCTAGCTGTTGTGGCGGCTGAAATGCTACTTTCTGATGATGGAATTGGCTTTTTTATTGTTGATGCATACAACAATGCTAACATTCATGAAATCATTTTAGCAATTATTTATTTGGGTATAGTTGGTTTGATTTTAGATAAGATTATGGTTTTTATTTCCGATAAAGTTACACCTCAAGAATAA
- the rfbF gene encoding glucose-1-phosphate cytidylyltransferase, giving the protein MKAVILAGGLGTRLSEETSVRPKPMVEVGGKPILWHIMKIYSAHGINDFIICCGYKGYVIKEYFANYFLHMSDVTFDMRFNQMNVHAGNAEPWRVTLVNTGDTTMTGGRLKRVREHIGNETFCFTYGDGVSDVNVTELIKFHQEQKTLGTMTSVQPPGRFGAIVLGQEQTKITSFREKPEGDGAWINGGYFVLEPEVIDLITDDTTVWEQEPLEKLAEKEQLSAFKHGGFWQPMDTIRDRNYLEDLWNKNKAPWKVW; this is encoded by the coding sequence GTGAAAGCAGTGATTTTGGCTGGAGGACTTGGTACCCGTCTGAGTGAAGAAACAAGTGTTAGACCTAAACCGATGGTAGAAGTTGGTGGTAAGCCGATTTTGTGGCACATCATGAAAATCTACTCGGCACATGGTATAAATGATTTCATCATCTGCTGCGGTTATAAGGGCTATGTAATTAAAGAATATTTTGCTAATTACTTTTTACATATGTCGGATGTAACATTCGACATGCGTTTTAATCAGATGAATGTCCACGCTGGCAATGCTGAACCTTGGCGTGTCACCCTGGTAAATACTGGTGATACCACTATGACAGGTGGTCGATTAAAACGGGTGCGAGAGCATATTGGCAATGAAACTTTTTGCTTTACCTATGGTGATGGTGTTAGTGATGTGAATGTCACAGAACTGATTAAATTCCACCAAGAGCAAAAAACATTAGGGACAATGACATCCGTACAACCACCAGGACGCTTTGGGGCAATTGTACTAGGACAAGAGCAAACCAAAATCACCAGCTTTAGAGAAAAACCCGAAGGTGATGGTGCTTGGATTAACGGCGGCTATTTTGTTCTTGAACCAGAAGTAATTGATCTCATTACTGACGATACAACAGTGTGGGAACAGGAACCTTTAGAGAAATTGGCAGAAAAAGAACAGTTATCTGCTTTTAAACATGGTGGCTTCTGGCAACCGATGGATACAATACGCGATCGCAATTACCTTGAAGACCTCTGGAATAAGAATAAAGCTCCTTGGAAGGTTTGGTAA
- the lhgO gene encoding L-2-hydroxyglutarate oxidase encodes MYDFVIIGGGIVGLSTGMALGKKYPQAKIAVLEKESNWAFHQTGNNSGVIHSGIYYKPGSFKAKFCRDGANSMVEFCQQHGIDHEVCGKVIVATDESELPRLENIYKRGVDNRIPVRRITPEEVREIEPHVQSVGGIKVESTGIANYKQVCFKYAEIIQQQGGELHLNTKVTKIVPSGKNQVIETTKGNFETRFVINCAGLHSDRVARMGKVDPQAKIVPFRGEYYELVPEKRYLVKTLIYPVPNPDFPFLGVHFTRMIDNSVHAGPNAVLSLKREGYKKTDFDLRDFAEVMTYPGFWKLAAKNADEGIQEIIRSFSKAAFTRSLQKLIPEVRSEDLVPTHAGVRAQALMNDGKLVDDFLIIHGENCAHVCNAPSPAATSSIEIGKAITAEIPEQSHLLTTIKA; translated from the coding sequence ATGTATGATTTTGTGATTATAGGTGGAGGCATTGTCGGTCTTTCTACTGGCATGGCTCTTGGGAAAAAGTATCCACAAGCAAAAATTGCTGTCTTAGAAAAAGAAAGTAATTGGGCATTTCACCAAACTGGAAATAACAGTGGTGTAATTCACTCGGGTATTTACTACAAACCGGGTAGCTTCAAGGCAAAATTCTGTCGTGATGGTGCCAACTCGATGGTGGAGTTTTGCCAACAACATGGTATTGATCATGAAGTGTGCGGCAAAGTCATCGTTGCCACCGATGAAAGCGAATTACCCCGCTTAGAAAATATCTACAAACGTGGCGTTGATAACCGTATCCCCGTTCGCCGAATCACCCCCGAAGAAGTCCGTGAAATTGAACCCCATGTGCAGTCAGTGGGGGGAATCAAAGTTGAATCTACTGGTATAGCAAATTACAAACAAGTTTGCTTCAAGTATGCAGAGATCATTCAACAACAAGGTGGAGAGCTACATTTAAACACCAAAGTTACCAAAATTGTCCCCAGTGGCAAAAACCAAGTAATTGAAACCACCAAAGGGAATTTTGAAACCCGCTTTGTCATTAACTGCGCCGGACTGCATAGCGATCGCGTTGCGCGAATGGGCAAGGTAGATCCCCAAGCCAAAATCGTTCCTTTCCGGGGAGAATATTACGAACTAGTCCCCGAAAAACGCTACCTAGTCAAAACTTTAATTTATCCGGTTCCTAATCCCGATTTTCCCTTCCTCGGTGTCCATTTTACGCGTATGATTGATAACAGCGTCCACGCAGGACCTAACGCTGTATTAAGTCTGAAACGGGAGGGCTATAAAAAGACCGATTTCGACTTGCGTGACTTCGCTGAAGTCATGACCTATCCAGGATTTTGGAAACTAGCAGCGAAAAATGCCGACGAAGGTATTCAAGAAATTATCCGTTCCTTTAGCAAAGCTGCCTTCACCCGTAGCCTGCAAAAACTGATACCAGAAGTTCGTTCTGAGGACTTAGTACCAACCCATGCGGGAGTGCGCGCTCAAGCCTTAATGAACGATGGGAAACTCGTGGATGACTTTTTGATTATCCACGGGGAGAATTGCGCCCATGTATGCAACGCACCCTCACCAGCTGCCACATCATCAATTGAAATCGGCAAAGCAATTACAGCCGAAATCCCTGAACAATCACACTTACTAACAACCATCAAAGCATAG
- a CDS encoding NAD-dependent epimerase/dehydratase family protein: protein MKILVTGTEGYLGSLLPPLLLERGHEVIGVDTGYYKVGWLYNGTDFTAKTLNKDIRNISAEDLEGVDAIVHMAELSNDPAGQLSPTITYDINHKGSVRLAELAKKAGVRRFVYMSSCSVYGVATDGDVTEESAVNPQTAYAECKTLVERDVKPLADDDFSPTFMRNATAFGASPRMRFDIVLNNLAGLAWTTKEIKMISDGTPWRPLVHALDICKAIACTLEAPRDIIHNQVFNVGDTSNNYRVKEIAEIVGGVFPGCQVSFGEQGSDNRSYRVSFEKINTLLPGFKCDWNAQRGAEQLYKVFSQIDMTTETFQSRGFTRLKQLEYLIRTQQIDTDFFWVKQ, encoded by the coding sequence ATGAAAATTTTGGTAACTGGTACAGAAGGCTATCTCGGCTCATTACTACCCCCCTTGTTATTGGAACGCGGACATGAAGTAATTGGTGTAGATACTGGCTACTACAAGGTGGGCTGGTTATACAACGGCACCGACTTTACAGCTAAAACCCTCAACAAAGACATTCGTAACATTTCCGCTGAGGACTTGGAAGGCGTAGATGCCATTGTTCACATGGCAGAACTATCCAATGATCCTGCTGGTCAATTATCTCCAACCATTACCTACGATATTAACCATAAAGGCTCAGTTAGACTTGCCGAATTGGCAAAAAAAGCCGGAGTTCGTCGCTTTGTTTATATGTCTTCTTGCAGTGTTTATGGTGTAGCAACCGATGGTGATGTCACCGAAGAATCGGCAGTAAATCCTCAAACTGCATACGCTGAATGCAAAACCTTGGTGGAACGGGATGTTAAACCCCTTGCTGATGATGACTTTTCTCCCACCTTTATGAGAAACGCTACAGCCTTTGGTGCTTCACCTCGGATGCGGTTTGATATCGTTCTCAACAACTTAGCTGGGTTAGCTTGGACAACCAAAGAAATCAAGATGATTAGTGATGGTACACCATGGCGACCCTTAGTCCATGCCCTTGATATCTGCAAAGCGATCGCATGTACTCTGGAAGCACCACGGGACATCATTCACAACCAAGTATTTAACGTTGGTGACACCTCCAACAACTACCGTGTTAAGGAAATCGCCGAAATTGTTGGCGGAGTTTTCCCTGGATGTCAAGTTAGCTTTGGTGAACAAGGTTCTGACAACCGCAGCTACCGCGTTTCATTTGAAAAAATCAACACCCTATTACCTGGATTCAAATGTGATTGGAATGCTCAACGCGGTGCTGAACAACTATACAAAGTATTCAGCCAAATTGATATGACAACAGAAACCTTCCAATCTAGAGGTTTTACTCGCTTGAAGCAGTTAGAATACCTGATTCGGACTCAACAAATAGACACAGATTTCTTCTGGGTTAAACAATAA
- a CDS encoding glycosyltransferase family 2 protein — MTKLLTIAIPTYNRSELLDKQLNWLADAIQGYESECEILVSDNCSTDKTKEVVEKWQSKLSNITFNYNRNSQNIGVLRNIGYCLKTANTNFVWTIGDDDPIQTRAVAYVMDNIKKHDDLSLLFLNFSGRNKNTGEPVHPPTITGNRWFDADSEDCQGNSKAIFEHCFEKSIGAVIFLTATIYRTDLVKQAFDFWQEADENWIYLAYLAGYCAARGKIIVTKETYMECIVGVSYWQKEQKAALLMQYKHTPEVIVKLEETGYSKYFCRRMILRNFKEVNLKVFLGALRRWPLHTLEITLSFTTLIGISAWQFIQLNALKSDSVIGTTV; from the coding sequence ATGACTAAATTACTAACTATCGCTATTCCTACATACAATCGTTCCGAATTGCTGGACAAGCAATTAAATTGGTTGGCAGATGCAATTCAAGGATATGAATCAGAATGCGAAATTTTGGTTTCCGATAATTGCTCAACTGATAAAACCAAAGAAGTTGTAGAAAAATGGCAGTCAAAACTAAGCAATATTACCTTTAACTATAATCGAAATTCCCAAAATATTGGCGTTCTCAGAAACATTGGTTACTGTCTAAAAACAGCGAATACTAATTTCGTTTGGACAATTGGCGATGATGATCCGATTCAAACTCGTGCTGTTGCCTATGTAATGGACAACATTAAAAAACACGATGATTTATCTTTACTTTTCCTGAATTTTTCCGGCAGAAACAAAAATACTGGGGAACCAGTACATCCACCAACAATTACTGGTAATCGTTGGTTTGATGCTGATAGTGAAGATTGTCAAGGCAACAGCAAAGCTATTTTTGAGCATTGTTTTGAAAAAAGTATTGGTGCAGTAATTTTCCTCACAGCAACTATCTACCGCACTGATTTAGTCAAACAAGCCTTTGATTTTTGGCAAGAAGCAGATGAAAATTGGATTTATCTGGCTTATTTAGCAGGTTACTGTGCTGCCCGTGGTAAAATCATCGTCACCAAAGAAACCTACATGGAATGCATTGTTGGTGTTAGCTATTGGCAAAAAGAACAAAAAGCAGCATTGTTGATGCAATACAAACATACACCAGAAGTAATTGTTAAATTGGAAGAAACTGGATATTCAAAATATTTCTGTCGCCGAATGATTTTGCGGAACTTTAAAGAAGTGAATTTAAAAGTATTTTTGGGCGCTTTGCGAAGATGGCCACTTCATACCCTAGAAATTACCCTTTCTTTCACTACTTTAATCGGCATATCAGCTTGGCAATTTATACAATTGAATGCTTTAAAATCTGATTCAGTAATTGGAACAACAGTGTAA
- the rfbC gene encoding dTDP-4-dehydrorhamnose 3,5-epimerase, which produces MIFTETDLKGAFVIDLELKHDHRGFFARSFCAQDFEAHGLKPTVAQCNLSFNHKKGTLRGMHYQIAPAAETKLVRCTKGAIYDVIIDMRPESPTFLQHFGVELTDDNRRALYIPEMFAHGYQALTDGAEVVYQVGEFYTPGYERGLRHNDPFFNIQWPQEVTEISEKDSNWPLLRMMSVGGTR; this is translated from the coding sequence ATGATATTTACAGAAACAGACCTTAAAGGCGCATTTGTGATCGATTTAGAACTCAAGCACGATCATCGTGGTTTTTTTGCTAGATCTTTTTGCGCTCAAGATTTTGAAGCACATGGTCTCAAACCCACAGTCGCCCAATGCAACTTGTCATTCAACCATAAAAAGGGAACATTGCGAGGAATGCACTATCAAATTGCACCCGCAGCAGAGACAAAATTAGTCCGTTGTACCAAAGGTGCTATTTACGACGTAATTATTGATATGCGTCCAGAATCCCCAACATTTTTACAGCACTTTGGGGTTGAACTAACTGATGACAATCGTCGTGCTTTATATATTCCCGAAATGTTTGCCCATGGATACCAAGCATTAACCGACGGGGCAGAAGTTGTATACCAGGTTGGTGAATTCTATACTCCTGGTTACGAACGTGGGTTACGTCATAACGATCCATTCTTTAATATTCAATGGCCCCAAGAAGTTACAGAAATTTCTGAAAAAGATTCAAACTGGCCACTGTTGAGAATGATGAGTGTGGGAGGTACTCGCTAA